In Actinomycetota bacterium, the following are encoded in one genomic region:
- a CDS encoding DUF4349 domain-containing protein: MRGRLIAVVGILAVSGLFAAVATSCGNHASSTAAAGAPGAGPGATGATGPRIPAGPTGATAGSAGVEPLADLPQVGPNIIKTGHLSIEVERGGFDDAFDRASVVAGTYGGFVESSSSQGVKHRSGSLTIRVPAASFEDALHDLRAIGTVQRQSITGRDVTSQFVDIDARLRNFETQEKVLLRLLSKATTIEGTLRVQRTLSDVQLHIEELTGERRVLSNRAELSTIQVELFEAGAPPVVHTQTVAIEKPKLGEALTRAEAVFLGLVYGIVVALAVLIPLSLLALLVWLLVRRYRARVPA, from the coding sequence ATGAGAGGGCGCCTGATCGCGGTGGTGGGCATCCTCGCGGTCTCCGGCTTGTTCGCGGCCGTGGCAACCTCGTGCGGCAACCACGCCAGCTCCACCGCCGCGGCCGGGGCCCCGGGGGCAGGGCCGGGTGCCACGGGCGCCACCGGGCCTCGCATCCCCGCCGGTCCGACGGGTGCGACGGCCGGCTCCGCAGGCGTCGAGCCGCTGGCCGATCTCCCTCAGGTCGGGCCCAACATCATCAAGACGGGGCACCTCTCCATCGAGGTCGAGCGGGGTGGCTTCGACGACGCGTTCGACCGGGCATCCGTCGTCGCCGGCACGTACGGCGGGTTCGTCGAGTCGTCGTCCTCCCAGGGCGTCAAGCACCGGTCGGGAAGCCTCACCATCCGGGTCCCGGCGGCCAGCTTCGAGGACGCCCTGCACGACCTCCGCGCCATCGGTACCGTGCAGCGGCAGTCCATCACCGGCCGCGACGTCACCTCGCAGTTCGTGGACATCGACGCGCGCCTGCGCAACTTCGAGACGCAGGAGAAGGTCCTGCTTCGCCTGCTGTCGAAGGCCACCACCATCGAGGGGACCCTGCGAGTCCAGCGGACCCTGTCCGACGTGCAGCTGCACATCGAGGAGCTGACCGGAGAGCGGCGCGTGCTTTCCAACCGGGCCGAGCTGTCGACGATCCAGGTCGAGCTGTTCGAAGCGGGGGCTCCACCGGTCGTGCACACGCAGACGGTTGCCATCGAGAAGCCGAAGCTCGGCGAGGCGCTGACCCGGGCGGAGGCGGTGTTCCTGGGGCTCGTCTACGGCATCGTGGTGGCCCTGGCCGTGCTGATCCCGCTCTCCCTGCTGGCGCTTTTGGTGTGGCTCCTGGTGCGGCGATACCGCGCTAGAGTCCCCGCATGA
- a CDS encoding HAMP domain-containing histidine kinase: MKGARGLLVVAAAAAAGGGVTVLAGAGAGMHGHELGHLALLLLPAALATVAAAAAAQSLFARISLRSRLTAIAVVALLVGLANLAVVARLMFVSGPDMRAVVVVLAYAVGAGAGAALVLARGPARAVGRLSAAARALAEGDLSARAGDVGGGPEYDALASTLDQMAERLGQAMARVQDVEARRRDLITAVSHDLRTPLARLRVMVEAIDEGVVDDVPTLRRYAGEMRRSVDTLVALVDDLFELVQLDAGAIEAETARTRVRDVVSSAIGTCKGDALSKGVSVRTDLDGAGDAACSLRLVRVLQNLVQNSIRHTPPDGTVTIQARRLGGRLRLVVEDTGEGIPPDALTRVFDPFYRADPARSEPGSGLGLAVAKRIVQALGGDITAGSEPPMGARFAVTLPDSPDLRPAG; encoded by the coding sequence ATGAAGGGCGCGCGCGGGCTCCTCGTGGTGGCGGCCGCGGCGGCGGCCGGCGGGGGGGTCACCGTCCTGGCGGGCGCGGGGGCCGGGATGCACGGCCACGAGCTCGGCCACCTCGCGTTGCTGCTCCTGCCGGCGGCGCTCGCCACGGTCGCCGCCGCGGCCGCGGCCCAGTCCCTGTTTGCCCGCATCTCGCTCCGCTCCCGCCTCACCGCCATCGCGGTCGTGGCCCTCCTGGTGGGACTGGCGAACCTGGCCGTGGTGGCCCGGTTGATGTTCGTCAGCGGGCCCGACATGAGGGCGGTGGTCGTCGTGCTGGCGTACGCAGTGGGTGCCGGGGCCGGAGCGGCGCTGGTGCTGGCCCGCGGTCCGGCCCGCGCCGTCGGCCGGCTTTCCGCCGCAGCACGGGCACTGGCGGAGGGCGACCTGTCCGCACGAGCGGGCGATGTCGGCGGGGGGCCAGAGTACGACGCCCTGGCCTCAACGCTCGATCAAATGGCCGAGCGCCTCGGACAGGCCATGGCCCGGGTCCAGGACGTCGAGGCCCGGCGCCGCGACCTCATCACGGCGGTCTCCCACGACCTCCGGACGCCCCTGGCCCGCCTCCGGGTCATGGTGGAGGCCATCGACGAGGGCGTGGTCGATGACGTTCCGACCCTCCGCCGGTACGCCGGGGAGATGCGGCGCTCGGTCGACACCCTGGTCGCGCTCGTAGACGACCTGTTCGAGCTGGTCCAGCTCGATGCCGGAGCCATCGAGGCGGAGACCGCACGAACTCGGGTTCGAGACGTGGTCAGCTCCGCGATCGGCACGTGCAAGGGGGACGCCCTGAGCAAGGGGGTCTCGGTGCGGACGGACCTCGACGGCGCGGGCGACGCGGCCTGCTCACTAAGGCTGGTCCGGGTGCTCCAGAACCTGGTCCAGAACTCGATCCGCCACACCCCGCCGGACGGCACGGTCACCATCCAGGCCCGGAGACTGGGCGGGCGATTGCGGCTGGTGGTGGAGGACACCGGCGAAGGCATCCCGCCCGACGCGCTCACTCGCGTGTTCGATCCCTTCTACCGGGCGGACCCGGCCCGTTCCGAGCCCGGCTCCGGGCTTGGGCTGGCCGTGGCCAAGCGCATCGTCCAGGCGCTGGGGGGCGACATCACCGCCGGCAGCGAACCTCCAATGGGGGCCCGGTTCGCCGTAACGCTTCCCGACTCACCCGACCTCCGGCCAGCCGGGTAG
- a CDS encoding Fpg/Nei family DNA glycosylase, protein MPELPDVEAYRRFFREHATGRTVREVIVPDPTIVRNATPEALDGALRGHRFADPDRLGKWLLAWTEAGPGLLLHFGMTGDLIWSSDEPERHRHDRVILVLDRGELRYRNMRKLGGAWLAHDRDEARAVMGELGPDALTVSRREFLERLGRRRGGVKALLMDQRFVAGVGNLVADEVLWQARLHPRRRVESLDDEERVRLYRTMHAVLKEMVAKFDYVPRKRGWLNHVRGRVGAVCPRCGTPLSRITAAGRTTYFCPSCQPSPPG, encoded by the coding sequence GTGCCCGAGCTCCCCGACGTCGAGGCGTACCGGCGGTTCTTCCGGGAACACGCGACCGGTCGCACGGTTCGCGAGGTCATCGTCCCCGACCCCACCATCGTCCGGAACGCGACGCCGGAAGCGCTGGACGGCGCCCTGCGGGGCCACCGGTTCGCCGACCCCGATCGCCTGGGGAAGTGGCTGCTGGCCTGGACCGAGGCCGGGCCGGGGCTGCTGCTGCACTTCGGCATGACCGGGGACCTGATCTGGTCCAGTGACGAGCCCGAGCGCCACCGCCACGACCGGGTGATCCTGGTCCTGGACCGGGGCGAGCTTCGGTACCGGAACATGCGAAAGCTGGGCGGGGCGTGGCTGGCGCACGACCGGGACGAGGCCCGGGCGGTCATGGGCGAGCTGGGGCCGGACGCGCTCACGGTCTCGCGCCGGGAGTTCCTGGAGCGGCTGGGCCGGCGCCGCGGCGGGGTCAAGGCCCTGCTGATGGACCAGCGGTTCGTGGCCGGCGTGGGGAACCTGGTGGCCGACGAGGTCCTGTGGCAGGCCAGGCTGCACCCGCGGCGCAGGGTCGAGTCGCTCGACGACGAGGAACGCGTGCGCCTGTACCGCACCATGCACGCCGTCCTGAAGGAGATGGTGGCGAAGTTCGACTACGTGCCCCGCAAGCGAGGGTGGCTGAACCACGTCCGGGGCCGCGTCGGTGCCGTGTGCCCTCGGTGCGGGACGCCGCTGTCCCGCATCACCGCCGCCGGAAGGACGACCTACTTCTGCCCGTCCTGCCAGCCGTCGCCCCCGGGCTGA
- the gnd gene encoding decarboxylating 6-phosphogluconate dehydrogenase: MKLGMVGLGRMGGNMTVRLVRDGHEVVAYGRSPQTVERVVESGAIGASSLEDLVGKLEAPRTVWLMIPAGAPTEQTIESLRKMLQAGDTIIDGGNSFWRDSVRRADELAGDGIHFLDCGTSGGIWGLANGYCLMVGGAKEAFDRNEPIFATLAPEGGYAYMGRPGSGHFVKMVHNGIEYGMLAAYGEGFEILRASDFELDLPAIAGIWRYGSVVRSWLLELLVEAFSKDPGLDGIKGYVEDSGEGRWTVFAAMDENVPAPITALSLFLRFASRQDESYAAKVIAALRNEFGGHAVKAEGSS; this comes from the coding sequence ATGAAGCTCGGCATGGTGGGGCTCGGACGGATGGGCGGGAACATGACCGTCCGACTGGTTCGGGATGGTCACGAGGTGGTCGCGTACGGGCGAAGCCCGCAGACGGTGGAGCGCGTGGTGGAGTCCGGAGCCATCGGGGCGTCCTCGCTGGAGGACCTCGTCGGCAAGCTCGAGGCTCCCAGGACGGTCTGGCTCATGATCCCCGCTGGTGCCCCCACCGAGCAGACGATCGAATCCCTTCGGAAGATGCTCCAGGCCGGGGACACCATCATCGACGGCGGCAACTCCTTCTGGCGGGACTCGGTACGGCGAGCCGACGAGCTGGCCGGGGACGGCATCCACTTCCTTGATTGCGGCACCTCCGGCGGGATCTGGGGCCTGGCCAACGGGTACTGCCTGATGGTGGGAGGCGCGAAGGAGGCGTTCGACCGCAACGAGCCGATCTTCGCGACCCTCGCGCCGGAAGGCGGGTACGCGTACATGGGGCGCCCCGGCTCGGGCCACTTCGTGAAGATGGTCCACAACGGGATCGAGTACGGGATGCTCGCGGCCTACGGCGAGGGCTTCGAGATCCTGCGTGCGTCCGACTTCGAGCTGGACCTTCCGGCGATCGCGGGAATCTGGCGCTACGGGAGCGTCGTCCGTTCCTGGCTCCTGGAGCTGCTGGTGGAGGCGTTCAGCAAGGACCCCGGCCTGGACGGCATCAAGGGCTACGTGGAGGACTCCGGCGAGGGCCGGTGGACGGTGTTCGCGGCCATGGACGAGAACGTGCCCGCGCCCATAACGGCGCTCTCGCTGTTCCTGCGGTTCGCCTCCCGGCAGGACGAGTCCTACGCGGCCAAGGTCATCGCGGCGCTTCGCAACGAGTTCGGCGGGCACGCGGTGAAGGCGGAGGGGAGCTCGTAG
- a CDS encoding non-heme iron oxygenase ferredoxin subunit, whose protein sequence is MEPLFVRVGSLAEVPDGEVRGYELDGIRVAVAHLDGQVHALGDECTHRSCSLSEGELEPGGSVVCPCHGSRFDLESGEPLDGPAAEPVPVYPARVEDGWVEVAVTAWDHNGREA, encoded by the coding sequence GTGGAGCCTCTGTTCGTGCGCGTGGGGAGCCTGGCGGAGGTCCCGGACGGCGAGGTCCGCGGCTACGAGCTCGACGGCATCCGGGTGGCCGTGGCGCACCTGGACGGCCAGGTCCACGCCCTGGGCGACGAGTGCACCCACCGGTCGTGCTCGCTGTCGGAGGGGGAGCTCGAGCCGGGTGGTTCGGTGGTCTGCCCCTGCCACGGGAGCCGGTTCGACCTGGAGTCGGGCGAGCCGCTGGACGGGCCCGCCGCCGAGCCGGTTCCCGTGTACCCGGCTCGGGTGGAGGACGGATGGGTGGAGGTGGCCGTCACGGCCTGGGACCACAATGGACGGGAGGCCTGA
- a CDS encoding lysophospholipase — MERSRPMATPFTREWEAPDPRAAIALAHGLAEHSGRYEHVGARLAGAGYSVYTADLRGHGRSEGWPGNVSGLTDWLEDAAAIVARAREAAAGRPVFLFGHSLGALIGASYVMRHPDAVEGLVLSGIAVLAGTALLTAMADPEGQGIPPSSISRDPEVVQAYVDDPLVFADRVSPEANAAALESAIEVNQSGDRLALPVLMVHGSDDAIADVEGARDLFDSIASPDKQLIVYDGLYHEVMNEPERDRVLDDVVGWLDRHTA, encoded by the coding sequence GTGGAACGATCCCGGCCCATGGCCACGCCGTTCACCCGGGAGTGGGAGGCTCCCGACCCCAGAGCCGCCATCGCCCTGGCGCACGGGCTGGCGGAGCATTCCGGGCGCTACGAGCACGTGGGGGCCCGCCTGGCAGGCGCGGGGTACTCCGTGTACACGGCCGACCTCCGGGGCCACGGCCGGTCCGAGGGGTGGCCCGGGAACGTGTCGGGCCTCACCGACTGGCTTGAGGACGCGGCCGCCATCGTGGCCCGGGCCCGCGAGGCGGCTGCGGGCCGTCCGGTGTTCCTCTTCGGCCACAGCCTGGGGGCCCTGATCGGCGCCTCCTACGTCATGCGGCATCCGGACGCGGTCGAGGGATTGGTCCTTTCCGGAATCGCCGTGCTGGCCGGGACGGCCCTGCTGACGGCGATGGCCGACCCCGAGGGCCAGGGCATTCCGCCCTCCTCGATCAGCCGGGACCCCGAGGTCGTACAGGCCTACGTGGACGACCCACTGGTGTTCGCGGACAGGGTCTCGCCGGAGGCGAACGCGGCCGCCCTGGAGTCGGCCATCGAGGTCAACCAGTCCGGCGACCGCCTGGCCCTGCCCGTGTTGATGGTCCACGGGAGCGACGACGCCATCGCCGACGTCGAGGGCGCGCGGGACCTGTTCGACTCGATCGCGTCGCCCGACAAGCAGCTGATCGTCTACGACGGCCTGTACCACGAGGTCATGAACGAGCCGGAGCGGGACCGGGTCCTGGACGACGTGGTCGGCTGGCTGGACCGCCACACGGCCTGA
- the zwf gene encoding glucose-6-phosphate dehydrogenase: MTLKPPDPQAIVIFGASGDLTRRKLLPAFWHLFSEGLLPQGVAIIGYARTEMSDEEFQEQARHSVEQYARSKPSTDVWGEFRKRLTYVPGEFDSEQAMEHLREHLEWTDKTQGTEGGRFYYCATPPAAYPLIVQRLAESNMHPGSKIVIEKPFGRDLSSARELNDALHTVFDESQIFRIDHYLGKETIQNVLAFRFANGMFEPIWNRRYVDNVQITVAEDIGIEGRGSFYEETGTIRDMVQTHLFQVMTILAMEPPVSFDPNRLRDEKVRVLRSMDIVDPKKVVRGQYVGYRNEPDVHARSQAETFAALQVQIDNWRWADVPFNLRTGKMLARKVTEASLSFRHVPYNVFRGTDTTPLGRDALAIRIQPDEGISLHLNIKKPGLGFELDRAQLDFDYERTFNTPLIEAYETLILEAMEGDHTLFTREDEVEEAWRVLMPVLDYPPPVEFYEPGSWGPPEADALVLPRHWHVTPPPEERPTAQGR, translated from the coding sequence ATGACGTTGAAGCCTCCCGACCCGCAGGCCATCGTCATCTTCGGCGCGTCGGGCGACCTGACCCGCCGCAAGCTGCTCCCGGCGTTCTGGCACCTGTTCTCGGAGGGGCTCCTGCCCCAGGGCGTGGCCATCATCGGGTACGCCCGGACGGAGATGTCGGACGAGGAGTTCCAGGAGCAGGCTCGCCACTCCGTCGAGCAGTACGCCCGGAGCAAACCCAGCACCGACGTGTGGGGCGAGTTCCGCAAGCGCCTGACCTACGTGCCCGGCGAATTCGACAGCGAGCAGGCCATGGAGCACCTCCGGGAGCACCTGGAATGGACGGACAAGACGCAGGGCACCGAGGGCGGGCGGTTCTACTACTGCGCGACGCCGCCGGCCGCGTACCCGCTGATCGTCCAGCGCCTGGCCGAGAGCAACATGCACCCCGGCTCGAAGATCGTGATCGAGAAGCCGTTCGGGCGCGACCTCAGCAGCGCGCGCGAGCTGAACGACGCGCTCCACACCGTGTTCGACGAGTCGCAGATCTTCCGAATCGACCACTACCTGGGGAAGGAGACCATCCAGAACGTCCTGGCCTTCCGGTTCGCCAACGGGATGTTCGAGCCCATCTGGAATCGCCGGTACGTGGACAACGTGCAGATCACCGTGGCGGAGGACATCGGGATCGAGGGCCGGGGCTCGTTCTACGAGGAGACCGGCACGATCCGGGACATGGTGCAGACGCATCTGTTCCAGGTCATGACCATCCTGGCCATGGAGCCGCCGGTGTCGTTCGATCCCAACCGGCTGCGCGACGAGAAGGTGCGGGTGCTGCGGTCGATGGACATCGTGGACCCGAAGAAGGTCGTCCGCGGGCAGTACGTCGGCTACCGGAACGAGCCCGACGTGCACGCGCGTTCCCAGGCGGAGACGTTCGCCGCGCTCCAGGTCCAGATCGACAACTGGCGGTGGGCGGACGTCCCCTTCAACCTCCGGACCGGGAAGATGCTGGCGCGCAAGGTGACCGAGGCGTCGCTGTCGTTCCGGCACGTGCCGTACAACGTGTTCCGGGGGACCGACACCACGCCGCTCGGCCGGGACGCGCTGGCCATCCGGATCCAGCCCGACGAGGGGATCTCGCTGCACCTCAACATCAAGAAGCCCGGGCTCGGCTTCGAGCTGGACCGGGCCCAGCTCGACTTCGACTACGAGCGGACCTTCAACACGCCGCTCATCGAGGCCTACGAGACGCTGATCCTCGAGGCGATGGAGGGCGACCACACGCTGTTCACCCGGGAGGACGAGGTGGAGGAGGCCTGGCGGGTCCTGATGCCGGTGCTGGACTACCCGCCGCCGGTGGAGTTCTACGAGCCCGGCTCGTGGGGGCCGCCGGAGGCCGACGCGCTGGTCCTCCCGCGCCACTGGCACGTCACGCCGCCGCCGGAGGAACGACCCACGGCGCAGGGCCGGTAG
- a CDS encoding LLM class flavin-dependent oxidoreductase, producing the protein MTVQIGLGLFTGQVPPDSGRTFAQEYREIIDLVRLAETLGFDSAWVSEHHGSGDGYLPSLLPMLAAFAAATERMKLGTGVLLTPFHDPLRLAEDAAVVDQLSNGRLILGLGLGWREEEFRMWGQRPAERLRRTVETIEVLRKAWTGKRFSFEGRHYRYNDVLITPPPAREGGVPIWLGGHAEAAVRRAGRIGDGYIRSRGGWIDEMRESLALAEEGAAEAGKDPAAMPFAQLQSAFAWEDGDALEVVRKGAGHHLGIYAAWAEGADTPGKGFWVTPPPDEVLRQTVVTGTAHEVAHRLRPMVEAFGGRREFHLIVRLHYPGMDYDIASRTVELFGERVIPSLKGV; encoded by the coding sequence ATGACCGTCCAGATCGGGCTCGGGCTGTTCACGGGGCAGGTCCCGCCGGACTCCGGGCGCACGTTCGCCCAAGAGTACCGTGAGATCATCGACCTGGTCCGGCTGGCCGAGACGCTCGGGTTCGACTCGGCGTGGGTGAGCGAGCACCACGGCTCCGGGGATGGGTATCTCCCGTCGTTGCTGCCCATGCTGGCGGCGTTCGCCGCCGCCACCGAGCGGATGAAGCTCGGCACCGGGGTCCTGCTGACGCCCTTCCACGATCCCCTCCGGCTGGCCGAGGACGCCGCCGTGGTCGACCAGCTGTCGAACGGCCGGCTGATCCTGGGGCTCGGGCTGGGGTGGCGGGAGGAGGAGTTCCGGATGTGGGGGCAGCGGCCCGCGGAGCGACTTCGCCGCACGGTCGAGACGATCGAGGTCCTGCGCAAGGCGTGGACGGGCAAGCGCTTCTCCTTCGAAGGGAGGCACTACCGCTACAACGACGTGCTGATCACGCCCCCTCCGGCCCGGGAGGGCGGCGTCCCCATCTGGCTGGGCGGACACGCGGAGGCGGCGGTCCGCCGGGCCGGGCGCATCGGCGACGGCTACATCCGGAGCCGGGGGGGGTGGATCGACGAGATGCGCGAGAGCCTGGCCCTGGCCGAGGAAGGGGCCGCCGAAGCGGGCAAGGACCCCGCCGCGATGCCGTTCGCGCAGCTCCAGAGCGCGTTCGCCTGGGAGGACGGCGACGCGCTGGAGGTCGTCCGCAAGGGTGCCGGCCACCACCTCGGCATCTACGCCGCGTGGGCCGAGGGGGCCGACACGCCCGGCAAGGGGTTCTGGGTGACGCCGCCCCCCGACGAGGTGCTCCGCCAGACGGTGGTGACGGGGACGGCGCACGAGGTGGCGCACCGGCTCCGGCCCATGGTGGAGGCGTTTGGGGGCCGCCGGGAGTTCCACCTGATCGTCCGCCTGCACTACCCGGGCATGGACTACGACATCGCGTCCCGGACCGTGGAGCTGTTCGGGGAGAGGGTCATCCCCTCCCTGAAGGGCGTGTAG
- a CDS encoding DinB family protein, which yields MTESLAQDLDPVARPSEYVAFMLSLLGDDDPAEVQAATPAALQDLAARAGASIRTRPAEGEWSVVELIGHFTDAELVGAARYRWVLSHDAPELIAYDQDLWVDRLGHRDRPAEELLEFHGVLRGENLRLWERTPVQERERYGIHAERGRESFEQLFRTIAGHDRFHLEQIRRTLEAVLGT from the coding sequence ATGACCGAATCACTGGCACAGGACCTCGATCCCGTGGCCCGTCCGTCGGAGTACGTGGCGTTCATGCTCTCGCTCCTCGGGGACGACGACCCGGCCGAGGTGCAGGCGGCGACGCCGGCGGCACTCCAGGACCTCGCGGCCCGGGCGGGCGCGAGCATCCGGACCAGGCCCGCCGAGGGCGAATGGTCCGTCGTGGAGCTCATCGGGCACTTCACCGACGCGGAGCTGGTCGGCGCAGCCCGGTACCGATGGGTCCTGTCCCACGACGCCCCCGAGCTCATCGCCTACGACCAGGACCTGTGGGTGGACCGGCTCGGCCATCGCGACCGGCCGGCGGAGGAGCTGCTGGAGTTCCACGGCGTGCTGCGCGGGGAGAACCTCCGGCTGTGGGAGCGGACGCCGGTCCAGGAGCGCGAACGCTACGGCATCCACGCCGAGCGGGGCCGCGAGAGCTTCGAGCAGCTGTTCCGCACCATCGCCGGCCACGACCGATTCCACCTGGAACAGATCCGCCGGACCCTGGAGGCGGTCCTGGGGACCTGA
- a CDS encoding response regulator transcription factor yields the protein MDQAHRVLVVDDEPIVVDVLTRYLTREGFEVATAQDGQEAVESIRSFRPDLVLLDLMLPRLDGLEVFRRIREANTVPVIMLTARGEETDRVVGLELGADDYVTKPFSPREIVARVRAVLRRAEHRGQAREALSFGDLDIDGRSREVRLSGTPVRLTPKEFDLLHFLASSPGQVCTRLDILEELWDFAFEGDPSTVTVHVRRLREKIEYDPSTPRHLVTVWGVGYRFDP from the coding sequence ATGGACCAAGCGCATCGAGTGCTGGTCGTGGACGACGAGCCCATCGTCGTGGACGTGCTGACCCGCTACTTGACCCGTGAGGGCTTCGAGGTGGCGACGGCGCAGGACGGCCAGGAAGCGGTGGAGTCCATTCGCTCGTTCCGCCCCGACCTGGTCCTCCTCGACCTGATGCTCCCACGCCTCGACGGCCTGGAGGTTTTCCGCCGGATCCGAGAGGCGAACACCGTCCCGGTCATCATGTTGACGGCACGTGGCGAGGAGACCGACCGGGTCGTCGGGCTCGAGCTGGGGGCCGACGACTACGTGACCAAGCCCTTCTCGCCACGGGAGATCGTGGCCAGGGTCCGTGCGGTGCTCCGCCGGGCCGAGCATCGGGGGCAGGCCCGCGAGGCACTGTCCTTCGGCGACCTCGACATCGACGGCCGCAGCCGCGAGGTCCGCCTGTCCGGGACGCCCGTCCGCCTGACCCCGAAGGAGTTCGACCTGCTCCACTTCCTGGCCTCGAGTCCGGGCCAGGTGTGCACGCGTCTCGACATCCTGGAGGAGCTGTGGGACTTCGCGTTCGAGGGTGATCCTTCCACGGTCACCGTCCATGTCCGCCGTCTCCGGGAGAAGATCGAGTACGACCCGTCCACGCCCCGGCACCTGGTAACGGTGTGGGGCGTGGGATACCGGTTCGATCCATGA
- a CDS encoding CBS domain-containing protein — protein MATVREVMSGSVITVEPDATVAEAATVMGGKRVGSALIMDGDRIAGIFTERDIVRALGEHFDAAGHPVSNWMTRNPTSISPDASVEEALSRMLAGGFRHLPVIENDQVVGMLSMRDVAGASEG, from the coding sequence ATGGCCACCGTTCGCGAGGTCATGAGCGGCAGCGTCATCACGGTCGAGCCCGATGCGACCGTGGCGGAAGCGGCCACCGTGATGGGCGGCAAGCGCGTCGGCTCCGCGCTGATCATGGACGGCGACCGCATCGCCGGCATCTTCACGGAGCGCGACATCGTGCGCGCGCTCGGCGAGCACTTCGACGCCGCCGGCCACCCGGTGTCGAACTGGATGACCCGCAACCCCACGAGCATCAGCCCGGACGCCTCCGTGGAGGAGGCCCTCAGCCGGATGCTGGCGGGCGGCTTCCGTCACCTCCCGGTGATCGAGAACGACCAGGTGGTCGGGATGCTCTCGATGCGCGACGTCGCCGGCGCCTCCGAGGGCTGA
- a CDS encoding CDP-alcohol phosphatidyltransferase family protein, which yields MRDLPAPRRNRSIIGPLFQRIFTWPYRITLAALFRSGVRPWQLTLGSLAVNVVVGWLLLTGRRFLPGMLLIPAGVLDVFDGGVARMRGEDSRLGAFLDSTLDRVSDGILFGCLFWSLAGQGHHTAAALAMSTLAISLVVSQIRAEGEALGITLSEGVFQRLERYVALMVGLTAPGALLPVLAVLTGLGGLTVAQRGWSAWRRLSRPAEPEPAGPQPGGDGWQDGQK from the coding sequence GTGCGCGACCTGCCGGCGCCGCGGCGGAACCGGAGCATCATCGGGCCGCTGTTCCAGCGGATCTTCACGTGGCCCTACCGGATCACGCTGGCCGCGCTGTTCCGGTCCGGCGTCCGGCCGTGGCAGCTGACGCTCGGTTCCCTGGCCGTGAACGTGGTGGTGGGATGGCTGCTGCTGACCGGCCGGCGGTTCCTCCCGGGGATGCTGCTGATCCCGGCCGGCGTCCTGGACGTGTTCGACGGCGGCGTCGCGCGCATGCGGGGAGAGGACAGCCGCCTGGGGGCGTTCCTGGACTCCACCCTCGACCGGGTGTCCGACGGCATCCTGTTCGGGTGCCTGTTCTGGTCGCTGGCCGGCCAGGGCCACCACACCGCGGCGGCACTCGCCATGTCGACGCTCGCCATCTCGCTGGTGGTCAGCCAGATCCGGGCGGAGGGCGAGGCGCTCGGGATCACGCTGTCCGAGGGCGTGTTCCAGCGGCTGGAGCGGTACGTGGCCCTGATGGTCGGGCTGACGGCGCCGGGAGCGCTGCTTCCAGTGCTGGCCGTCCTCACCGGCCTGGGCGGATTGACCGTGGCCCAGCGAGGGTGGTCGGCGTGGCGGCGTCTGTCGCGGCCGGCGGAACCGGAACCCGCCGGGCCTCAGCCCGGGGGCGACGGCTGGCAGGACGGGCAGAAGTAG